Genomic DNA from Edaphobacter lichenicola:
CTGCAAAAAGGAAATCGTAACGAATAAGGTTGCTTTTGTATGGTGTTCCGTTTGCTGCTTGCGATATCTTCCTTATGCAAAATATCCCTCTTCGTAGACTCTCTCGCCTCTATGGATTGTTGCCGCAGGAATACGAATCAGCGCGCGATATCGGTCGCCGCGATATCGTGAGACTGTTACTTCGATCGGCGTCTGCTCTGCTGTGATTGTGTTTCTCGAGATCGACAACACGCTCGTTTTTGCCGGAATGTCCAATAGCTCCGACTCTTCCCGTGTCGCCGCCAGAACTTCGATTGCCTCAGCCGCCCAGGCCACACGAACACCAAATTGTTCACGCAGGGTATGGTAGAGCGACTGCTCAGCGAAGTTAGTCCGTTCGATACCCGGAAATTGCACGAGCGAGACGTAGGTTTTCTCGACTGCCATGGGAGTTCCATCGGCTAGACGAAGGCGACGAAGTATCATCACGGGTGCTCCAACTTGAACTTCCAGGTTCTCGGCCAATTCGCTATTGGCATCGACGACTCTCTGCTCCAACACACGCGAGGATGGCACCATGCCGCGCTGCATAGTCTCCTCCGTGAAGCCGCGTAACTGCGACTGTTGTTCTTCAATTTTAGACTTCGTGACAAAGGTACCGCGCCCCCTTTGGCTAAACGCATAGCCGCTAGCCTTCAGTCCTTGCAGAGCCTGCCGCGCTGTCACCCGACTTACTTGATAGAAACGCGCAAGCTCCCCCTCAGAAGCCAAAAGATCTCCTCTCCGCAGTTCTCCTGAATGAATTTTTTCCATCAGTGCGCGCTGAATCTGGTAGTACAAGGGAACAAATCCGTTCTTGTCGAGCGACCGCACCGTTGAGGCTGTTTGAGACGGAGTTGTAGTCATACGCTCACAGTGTCTGCTCGCAAAGGTGGACCAGACGCAAGCATCGCGTGGTCCACCCTTCGCAACCATGTGTTCTTGTTAGAAGTATATTTTTCCGCTGAACTGCATGGTGCGCGGTATACGAGTGCTTGTGGCCTGTCCAAATTGGCTGTCTCCAATAGCAACATCTATGCCATTGAGTGTCGAACCAACACCTCCGCCGCTATTGCCGAAATTGGTGTGATTGAAGAGGTTGAAGGCCTCAGCACGCAACTGAAGATTGATAGTTTCAGTGAATCTGAAGTTCTTCAACAAACCCAAATCAATCCTTTCCACGCCCGGACTCAAGAAACTTCCAGGCGCTGCACTGCCAAAGTGACCCTGGGCAGTGGCGAAGGAGCTGGTCGAGAACCATTGAGCCTGAGTCTTGATCATGTGAACTGGAGCCACCTGATCGGCACGAGGCACAATGTCAGCGTTCGGACTATAGATGCCCAGGCCGCCTGGGTAGGTTCCCGCGAATGGGTCAACTGCCTGAGTGACGGTCGTCGATACTCCGGAGTTGAAGGAGGTGATGCCTGAGAGCTCCCAGCCGCCAAGCACATGCCCAGTGAGTCCATGCTGCTGGCGGAAGAACGGCGCCTTGTAAACGAAGTTCGCGATGAAGATCTGCGGTTCGTTCAGCCCAGAAGGTCCATAGTCCAGCTTCGGATCATAGGTATAGGTGTTTGCAGTGCCGCGGTCGTTGGTCTGGGATGACAGATTCTTCGACCAGGTATAGGCGACGCCCAGTGTCAAATCGCGCGTCGTCCGAAGATTCAGCGATACCTGTAGTGAGTTGTAGTTGGAGGTGAAGATGGGCAACCTTGTGTGGAAGTCCGAATAGCCCAAATAGGGGCGTATGTTGTTGAGAGGTGAGAGGGGATTGTCCACGCGGGTGGAGAGCGTCGGCTGATTCAGATCCAGTTCGCCGAGTAGGTGCCTAGACTGCGAGCCAACATACGCGATCTCAAGGGTTGCTGTCGGGGCCAGCTGCTGTTGCACCGACAGGTTGTAATCCGAATACGAGGGAACCTTGAAGGCGGGGGTTCCTGTTGTTGTCAGCGCGTTCGGTCCTAGTGCCGGAGGCGCAGCAGAACCAACTCCCGTCGGGTTGTCAAACGACGCGTTGACCACTGTAGTCGTCTGCACCAGCGGCGGGTCTCCGAATGCATTCTGCTCCCAGATACCATTGAGCGTGCGATCGAAGAAGAGACCGAATCCGCCGCGCAGAACGGTCTTGCCGTCTCCAAAAGGAGAGTAGGCAAAGCCCACACGTGGTCCAAAGTTCCAGTTGTAGTTGGGGTTCACGTTGCTACCATAAGGAGAGCAGGTGACCTGCGCCGAGATGGCCTTGGCGGCTGTACAGGCAGCACCCTGGGGAAAGATCAACCCATTGGTGTAAATCGCAGGCGGGAAGGCCTGCCCAGGCACAAAGTTTCCGGTGTTGTCGAGGGCCGGGGCCAGAGTCGACTTGTACACCAACGGATCGAAGTTGGTCAAAGTATTCTTTGCGTCGGAAGGCGAAGGGAATCGTGTCCAGCGAAGGCCCAGATTCAGCGTCAGCCTGTGGCTCACCTTCCAATCGTCCTGAACATAGGCTTCCGTGTTCCAGAAGCGCAAGTCCGGGATGATGTCCCGATTGGCCTGCGTGTATTGATTCACATTACCCAGCAGGAAGTCTCCCCAGCTATTGAAGGTGAAGCTTGGATTACCCTCAGAGGCGTCCTCCGTCTTCAACAGCTGCTGAGCCGTTACGCCTGCGCGTAGGGTGTGGTTCCCCAGAGTCACCGAAAAGTTGTCAAAGATATTGCGATCCAGGTTTCTTTCAAAATATGGAGCGCTGCCTTGCGAAACGCCGGTGACTGATCCGTCCAATATATTCACAGTCGGAATGCGTCCGTAGGGGTCTGGGTTGGCCAGGTTGTTGGTCAGCGACGAGAGGATGGAGGATGAGTTTGCTGGACCGGAGAGCGCGCCTTTGATTGTTCCCTGCGAATAGGCAAACTCTACCTCATTCACCATCTTCGGAGAGATCGTCCAGGTAAGGTTGGCCACGACATTCTTACCAGGAGCATTGATGCCCACATTTACAACTCCTGGGTAGTTAGTTCCCCCCCAAAGCCCCAGAGGCTGATTGCTGGGTGCGTCATCCTGCATGCCGCGAGCGAAGAAATGCAGCTTGTCGTTAAAGTAGTGGTCCACGCGAACCAGGTCTTGGCGAAAGTTGTTCAACGTAGAGAAAGACGAGATCTGGCTGCCACCGATAAAGCCGGTGTTGGTGTTGACGGCCGTGGCGTTGGCCTGGTTCTTACTGAAAATTTGCGAAAGATATACCTTGGAGTTTGCGCTAAAGCAGGTGGGATTGATGGTGCCCGTGCCACCCCCTACTACCGTATTCGGGTTAGGTGTCCATCCTGTTATGCAACCGGCGGGTGCGCTCGGCTCACTCGCTGCGTAAAACGAGCCGCCCAGCTGTGCCGCGGTAGGCGCCGCAACGTTTTCTCCATTGGGACTTGTGATCTTGCGCCATTCCTCCGACCAGAAGAAGAAGGTCTTCGTTTTGCCAGTGTTGTAGACGCGGGGAATATAGATTGGTCCACCCAGGGTAAAACCGAAGTTGTTGTAGTGATCTGGGGCGCGTGCAATACCTAGTTGATTGTTGAAGTAGGTGTTTGCGTCTGTGTTTGCCGTGCGCACAAACTCATAAGCTGAGCCATGGAACGAGCTGGTACCGGATCGGGTGGCTACCAGGACCTGGCCGCCGCCGCTGCGCCCAAAGCTCGCATCGTAGGAGCTTCGCTCCAGCGTAAACTCCTGAATCGCATCGACGCTGGGGATATTAAGCAATGTGGCATTCGAGCCGCTGTCGTTGACGTCGGCCCCGTCCACCGACCAGTTGTTGGCTGTACTGCGTGCTCCGTTGATCGAAACAGCAGAGGTACTATTGATCCCGCCAAAGCCGGGCTGATCGCCGAGCAGGTTCACAACCCCCGGTTGCAGCGTAACCAACTGTTGAAAGTTGCGATTGACCAGCTCTAGCTCGCGCAACTGCGTTCCGGAGATGGTCCCGGCCTGGGAACTACTCTCCGTTTCGACAGTCACAGGGTTATCCTCAACCGTCACGGTCTGGCTCTGGGATCCGGCCTTCAGTTGTACATTTACGGTTCGTTTCTGCGCAACATTCAGGATGACGTTACGATCCGAGAACTTCTCGAAGCTCGGAACCGAGACGGTGATCGTATAGGTTCCGGCAGGAAGGTTGGTGGCGGTATAGTTGCCAGAATCATTCGATTGCACCACGCGAGAGTTGCCGTCCACTCCATTGAGTGTGATGGTCACGAGGGCATGCGGAATCACGGCTCCCGTGGTGTCCGTGACCGTACCGGTGAAGGTTCCTGCCAGCTCCTGTCCGCGCGTCGGTAGAGCGAACACAAGCAGAATCATCATCAACAGACAGGAGTACCGTTTGATGAAACTCGTCCTCTTTGCAGAGGAATCAACGAACGCAACATCTTCACACGACCTTGAAATGTTGAGTTGTATTCGGCAACCAGCGGAACGTGACTTTAGCATGAGCCTCTCCATAAGTGGTGCGGGTTTCTGCTGTAAGAATTAAATTTTCTGTATCACAGCCACAACTAAAATCGGTCTTCAGCAGGTTTAGGTTGGAGTCAGATCGCGGCTCGCCGCGATCTGACTGGTGAACTTATAAGGCGCCCCGTCCCAGGAGATCGGTTAGGACGCCTTTGATTGCATAGCTATAGGTCACGGATTGAGACCTGCAGCCAGGGCTTTCACGATAGTTCCATTGGCATCGTCGTCTTTCACCGCCCACACGTAGCCGCCACCAAGACCATGCGCCTTGATGTAGGTTGCCTTTGCAGCGATCGAGGTGGCATCGTCGTAGCTGAAGACGGTCTGTGTGGTTGGGTTGAACGCCGAAGTGGCGATTCTTGTGGAGTCGTAGCAGGCGGTATACCCGTTGCTCAATAGGTTCTTGATCGTCCCATAGGTTGCTAGTCCGTTCGTCAGCAATGTGTCACATCCTGCCGCTGGCGAACTTTGGTTATTCCCCGTTGAACAGACCCCAGCGCCATTGGCGTTAGGAACTGGAGAAACCGCAGTCGCGTTCTGATACTCGCCACAGTTTGTATTGTTTAGTCCCCCGGTCCACCCGGCACCGTACGCCGGGAAGCCCATGGTGTATTTGTAGGCCGGTACGCCTTTTGCGAGGTAGTAGTTTACCGTCGCATCAATCGTATTGCCGGTTCCGTTCAAGGGATCGGCAGCATCGTCGTAAATAGGAGATGCGTCGTTGGTTGCTAACTCCCAATCTCCGGCGTAGTTGTAGCCATCGATGGTGACGAAATCCGATTGAGCGAACGTACCTGGAATATCGATCGTATCGAAGCCGCCTGGGTTGTTCGCGTCTGACGGGCCAGCAGGCGCGTCAAAGGTCAACTGATACGTCTTACCGGTGGTTGCCGTTAGAGCGGTCAGTTGCCTGCGGAACTCTGTCAATAGTGCAGTGAAGTTAGTTGTGTCAGTCGGAGTCGGGAACTCCCAATCGATGTTGATGCCATCGAACAGGCCCGGAGCAGTGATCCCTGAAGCGATATTGCCTTGAATGAAGATGTTGATGCAGGAGCTGGCAAGCGCTGTGCGTCCGGCTGCAGTGCTGGCGGCAGTTGTGAAGGCAGACACTGCAGCAGCGTTTGCACCACCTATAGAGATGATCGTCTTCAGGTTAGGATAAGCCGCCTTGAGTTGCTGGATTGCGCCAAAGTTTCCATAAACACCCCCAGCTCCGCTGTAGGGTCCAGTTACCTGGGGCACGCCCAACTTCTGATAGTCGGCATAGGAGTCGGCGATGACGCATGCTGCGGTCGCAGACGTTGGCGCGGTCAAACCGCTGAAAGCATAGAAGAGATGCGTGAGTTTACTGGCAACACCATTTGTCTGCATGTTCGCGATGTTGTAGCCGGCATAATAGATGCTCCACTCTTCAAACCATCCCCCAACGATCAACGTGCTCGGTGCGGTTGTCGTAACGTTTACCGAAGTTCCGGGCGATGTACCGGCATAGTCGGTAGCAACAACTGTGAAGGTATAGGTGGTGGATGGAGCTAGCCCACTCTCAACGTCGGATGCGGTCGTTGAAGTAAGAGTAGAAGGACCTCCGGATATCGAGTAGCTGATAGTGCAACCAGACGGCGCTGATACTGCTGTCCAACTAAGGTTTGCAGTTGAGGAGGTCGCACCCGAGGCTGTTAGTCCTGTCGGGGCGCTGGGTTTAGTCGTGCAGGAGCTTGGAGAGGTCTTCACACTTAGAGCAGAACTCGCTGCTGATGTGCCAGCGGCGTCAGTCGCCTCCACCGTGAAGCTGTAAGTAGTCGAAGGAGAAAGGCCACTAACAGCATCGGATGGTGCGGTCGGGGTTGCGATGGAACTCCCTCCCTGCAGTACCTTATAGCTAACGGTGCAACCCGTGGGAGTAGTGTCCGCTGTCCAACTCAGGTTCGTACTGGAGCTGGTCGTACCGGAAGCTGCCAAACCAGTTGGGACACTAGGCACAGTTGAGCAGGTCGAACAGGCTCCTGTCGCAGTCCAGGGCTGGCCGCTGCCGGCGCCACCGCTGTTGGTCGCCGGACTCTGGTTTTGGGTCCAGTAGTTGGCGACGTAGTTTTCCCCTGCCAGGCTGGCCGTCATTCCCGAAGTGTAGACAGCAGTCGCGCTCCACGCTGTACCGCATGTGCCTCCGGTACCGGAACTTGCCAGAGTCGTGACGCTCACGGCAGAGCTGGCTGCTGATGTGCCGGCGGCGTCAGTCGCTTCGACGGTGAAGCTGTAGGCAGTCGAAGGAGAGAGGCCAGTTACGGCATCGGATGTTGCTGTCGGCGTTGCAATAGAGGTCGCCCCCTGCAAAACTTTGTAACTAACGCTGCAGCCCGTGGGGAAGGTAACTGCAGACCAACTAAGGTTTGTACCGGAGCTGGTAGTCCCAGAAGCCGTCAAACCGGTAGGAGTACTGGGTATCGTTGTACAGGAGCTACCGCTGCCGACCTGTTGCCAGAGGGCTGGTGCGTCGATGGGATCCCAACCTACTTCGGATACGTTAGCTTGGAGCGCTTTGTATTCGACACCTTGGTACATCACCAGCGAACCAACAGAGTAAGACACGCCGACTGCCCAATTGGGAATACTCTGGGCTGACGCCGCCCCAGGCAGCATCAGAGCGATGAGGCTGCAGAGCAGAAATGCGGAGAGGACAATACGCTTCATCAGATCTCCTTGAATTCGGGGGGCATAGTCCCCGCCCACCCGCGGTTGGAAGTTTGGGAACTCGAGTGGAGTCGCATCAGATTACTCTCGGGTAAAACCTGTGAGCGGCCCCATGACAAAGCCTTGAGCAAACAGGATAGGAGAGAGGATCCATAGCGCGACCCAAGTGCCCATGAAACAGCCAACCAATGATTGCGGGTAGTAAGCGCTTCGACGTTCGTTGACATTCGAAACCTCCATCGATGCGTCGACAGAACAGACCGAAATGGGCAGCCAGAAAACGAGTTAGCCGCAAAAAGCTCTGCTTACAACGACATCAACCCGAAATGTAGACATTAAATCTTAGGCTCAAAAAAGATACTTACGAACCTATCATTACAATGTCGGTCGGTCAACAAGATTTCAACCTAAACCACCATTTCTTCTTCTCTACGGAGAGGTCCGCCCGCAGGCCAGCTTATTACCGCAAGGCGATGGAAAGTGTTGTCAGGTCTTACGATCACGTCTCTGTGGGCCGTGGATCGCCCCAGCAGGACTGGAGTAAACCCGCGTCCGATTTAGTAGCGATATAGATTCTGTTCCGCATCTTTCATTGCGACGGCGATGGCGCCCCATACGACCGCCGAATTTCCAAGGCTGCTCGGGAGCACCCGGGCGACCGCGACTTCACTCTTGCGGAGCATCTCCACCGTCGGCTCAAATAGCGCCGGATGGGCGCCAAGATCGCCTCCGAATACAAAGAGGCTGGGATTCAGAGTTAAAGAGAGATTCAGAACCACGTCCTTAAGAAGGCGGGCGCGTTGATGAACGATCCTCTGTGCAACTGAGTTCCCTTCTCGCGCAAGGTCAAGCACACTACTTGCTTTACGTATCTTTGCCGATACCCCAGCCTTATTACTAACTGCGTTCCAGCTTCTTAAAATGCCTGGAGCGCCCAGTACCTGCTCGAGGCGGCCGAATTCGTACAACGCAGGCTGCATGCTGGAGATATTGGGGATACGAAGATAACCGATTTCTCCAGCCGACCAACTTGATCCATGCACGATCCGGCCATTGATAAATATTCCCGCACCCACTCCCGCACCCACAGTCACGAAGATAAAGCTTTCCTCGGCTTGGGCGATCCCGCGAAAGTGTTCTCCAATCGCAGCAAGGTTGGTATCATTCTCAACAAACAGAGCACAAGAAAACTGCTTTTTTAGCATCTCCAGAAGAGGAACGTCTCTCCAGGTGTCTGAACTACTGACAGAGATGACAATTCCATCTCTGGTATTGGTGATTCCCGCCACACCGACTGTCATCCCTAATAACTTTTTCCATGGCAGACCACGTCTCTGCATTAGTTCCCTCAGAGAGACGCGCAACACCTCAATAACGGCACTCGGGCTCCGGGCTTCCTTCGCAAGAGGTTCATATTGCTCCTCGAGAAGAGTTCCGTTAAGATCAGTCAGCAGCACTCGAAACGAATCAACCGTGACATCCACGCCTGCGAGATACCCATAGTCAGCTTTGAAACGAAGATTGTCAGGTCGTCGCCCTCCACTCGAGGTACCTTCCCCGATCCACTCAATAAGCCCCAGATCGTTGAGATCAGAGATGACGTTCGCAACCGTTGGTGCGCTCATGCCGGTTTCACGTGCAATATCTGCGCGCGACGAGTGACCCAGTTTCTTCAACAGCATCAAAATTATGCGCGCATTCGTCTGACGCATTAATGCTGGATTACCAATCAACAACCGATTCTTACTCATTACGCCGCCTTAAATAGCGATTGGAATTGCACCAATCAGGCTTATCTACCACAACCCCTCCGGTGATACTTGGTGCTGTCGGTCAGATTCCAGTTCAAAATCATATTCTCACCAGGTCCACGATCAAAAAACTATCCGAGATCTTCAAATCAAATCGCTTTGGCGTTTACTAATTCGCAGAAAACTGCATGCGACGTCAGAATCCTTCTTTGACCATTATGGATTGAGATTAGCCACGATCAGCCACCGCCCGTGTCGGTGCGCATGCTGAAGGGGCCATGGGCTCACAACTGCTCCGATTTGCTCGAAAATGCACCACGCAACACCTCGACCTGCTCTTTCAACAACCGCTTTGAGATCGCCGCGGATGGAATACTAGCGAAGCCATGAGGAATCGATGGCACCAGATGGAGTTCAACGGCTACTCCGGCTTCTGTCAGATGACGTGCATAGTCAAGACCTTCATCACGCAACGGATCAAGGCCGGCGCAGAGAACATAGGAAGTGGGCAGATGAGATAAATCTTTAGCTCGTGCCGGTGCTGCATAGGGCGAAATATCATGTGCGTGTTCACCCAGGTACCAGCGCCACATAACCTCTGCCTCGGATCTCCCAAAGTCAGGAACGTCCGTAAATTGACGTGCTGACATTGTCTCCAAACGGTCATCCAGGGCCGGAATCAATAGCATCTGAAAGCAGATCTTTGGTCCCATACGATCGCGAGCAAGAAGAGCGACCGCGGCAGCAAGGTTCGCTCCCGCACTCGAACCTCCTACAGCAATTAAGTCTCGATCGAGATTCAAATCGCGGCTTTCGCTCCAAAGAAACTCAAGCGTCCGATAACAGTCGGTAAGAGCAGCAGGGAACGGTTCCTCAGGTGCGAGTCTGTATGCAACACATACAACAGCGCACTGTGCGTTCAGAGCGTAATGGACACATTGTGACTCTTCAGAAAAAAGGTCGCCGCAAAAAAATCCACCACCGTGAAAGTAAAGCAATACAGGCAGCGAGCCCACCGCATTTTTTCTGCGATAGATCCGCACGGGTATCTGCACCCTCTCCTCATCAGAGGAGAGAACATCGTAGTCTTTAATCTCAAGGTCAGATTCTGATAATGCCCGCGTTCCCAGCCGAGCTGCAGAGAGCGCTTCACGCGCGACGTTTGGATCACGAAGGACTACTCTCGGTTGCTTAGCTAGTGGCGCGAACGCAGGATCCATCGACAGGTTCGACATTCGTTCTCCACGATTCAGAAGATAGATTTTTCCAGTACATCATCCAGAATCTCTTCGCGGAAGGGCAAAGCGGTAAGTGCGCCGCGAGCACGGGTAGACAAGGAGCCGCAAATACACGCCCTCCGTAGTTGCTCTTCGAGATCGGCCCCGCATAGCCAGGCATCGATGAAGCCGGCATCGAAAGCATCGCCCGCGCCGGTAGTATCTACAACTTGAACATTGGGTGGCTCCATCGTGTACAGGCGATCGTGTTGAAGAGCGACTGCTCCCCGGGATCCCAGTTTGATAACCGTGTGTTCCAACCCTAGCGCTGCAAATGCACGTAACATCTGCTCCGGTGTCTTATGCCCGGTCAGCAACTGCGCTTCACTTTCGTTTGGTAAGAACAGATCTACCATGCGCAATACATCAAGATTGTCGGTGTTAAGGAACCAATCCTTACGCCATCCCGGATCAATAGAAAGAGTGCAACCGGCGTTTCGCAGAGAAGGCAACAATACTCTTGCAACTCCCACTTCGAGCGGCATTGCAAAGTGAATATGCTGAGCCATGGAAAGGGCCGCAATTGTCTCCGGCGAAACTACAAACTCTTCCAGAATTCTATTTGCTCCCGCATAACTTAGAAAGCTGCGATCCACTGTGGTCGACATACTTATCGTAAGCGCATTGGGCAACTCGGAGGAGCAGGAATGCTCGGCATGCACGCCAAACGAACTGAGTCTCGATCGAAGCCACGCCTCTTCATCTTTACCAAACACGCCGAAAATGGACGAGTGATGTCCAAGACGAGCCAAAGCACATGCTGTGTTGACAGTCCCGCCTCCAGCCTCGCGGTGATACTGCTCCGCGAAGACCTCTTCTCCCGGCAATGGGACGTGATCAAAATCAGTAAAAATATGGTCTACAAACACTTCACCTGCAACGGCAATATTCCAGCTCTTAGTCATATGATTTCAAAAGGCCATCTTTGTTCCTGCCGTGATTTATAGAGAAAAGCCGCTACTCCTATCAGCGTCATCGCAAAAGCGATGAGTATATCTCTCGCTCCAGTGGAGATAAGAACAAGAAGCCACCCCACAAAAGCAATCACTACCGGCAAGGGATAGAGCGGCATAAGAAACGTGGAGTTGTCTTCTTCAGTATGACGACGGCGCAATAAAACCACGGCGACGCACTGAGCGAGAAACTGGATCATCGCCTGAATGACAATCACAAGGCTGATGAGCGTACTGAGGCTGAGCATGCAAGCACAAGCGGAGAGAACGCCCAGGATAACCAGCGAGATATGTGGAAAGTCTTTCGTTGGATGCAGCTTCGCAAAGATGCTGAAAAACTCCCCTTGTTTTGCGGCAGCAAATGGAATGCGCGAGTAGCCAAGCAGAATCGCAAACACTGAAGCGAATGACGCAACCAGAATGAGCACATCGGCCACTCTTGCAGACTTGGCACCGTAAACCGTCTGCATGAAGTCCGCTACGATCGCGCTTGAATGCATGCTCTGCTGAACCGGTAATACACCTAGAATGGCAAGGTTCATGGCAATGTAAAGAATAGCCACCATTAGGATGGAGACGATAATCGAGTA
This window encodes:
- a CDS encoding alpha/beta hydrolase, with the translated sequence MSNLSMDPAFAPLAKQPRVVLRDPNVAREALSAARLGTRALSESDLEIKDYDVLSSDEERVQIPVRIYRRKNAVGSLPVLLYFHGGGFFCGDLFSEESQCVHYALNAQCAVVCVAYRLAPEEPFPAALTDCYRTLEFLWSESRDLNLDRDLIAVGGSSAGANLAAAVALLARDRMGPKICFQMLLIPALDDRLETMSARQFTDVPDFGRSEAEVMWRWYLGEHAHDISPYAAPARAKDLSHLPTSYVLCAGLDPLRDEGLDYARHLTEAGVAVELHLVPSIPHGFASIPSAAISKRLLKEQVEVLRGAFSSKSEQL
- a CDS encoding carbohydrate kinase family protein produces the protein MTKSWNIAVAGEVFVDHIFTDFDHVPLPGEEVFAEQYHREAGGGTVNTACALARLGHHSSIFGVFGKDEEAWLRSRLSSFGVHAEHSCSSELPNALTISMSTTVDRSFLSYAGANRILEEFVVSPETIAALSMAQHIHFAMPLEVGVARVLLPSLRNAGCTLSIDPGWRKDWFLNTDNLDVLRMVDLFLPNESEAQLLTGHKTPEQMLRAFAALGLEHTVIKLGSRGAVALQHDRLYTMEPPNVQVVDTTGAGDAFDAGFIDAWLCGADLEEQLRRACICGSLSTRARGALTALPFREEILDDVLEKSIF
- a CDS encoding TonB-dependent receptor, with product MMILLVFALPTRGQELAGTFTGTVTDTTGAVIPHALVTITLNGVDGNSRVVQSNDSGNYTATNLPAGTYTITVSVPSFEKFSDRNVILNVAQKRTVNVQLKAGSQSQTVTVEDNPVTVETESSSQAGTISGTQLRELELVNRNFQQLVTLQPGVVNLLGDQPGFGGINSTSAVSINGARSTANNWSVDGADVNDSGSNATLLNIPSVDAIQEFTLERSSYDASFGRSGGGQVLVATRSGTSSFHGSAYEFVRTANTDANTYFNNQLGIARAPDHYNNFGFTLGGPIYIPRVYNTGKTKTFFFWSEEWRKITSPNGENVAAPTAAQLGGSFYAASEPSAPAGCITGWTPNPNTVVGGGTGTINPTCFSANSKVYLSQIFSKNQANATAVNTNTGFIGGSQISSFSTLNNFRQDLVRVDHYFNDKLHFFARGMQDDAPSNQPLGLWGGTNYPGVVNVGINAPGKNVVANLTWTISPKMVNEVEFAYSQGTIKGALSGPANSSSILSSLTNNLANPDPYGRIPTVNILDGSVTGVSQGSAPYFERNLDRNIFDNFSVTLGNHTLRAGVTAQQLLKTEDASEGNPSFTFNSWGDFLLGNVNQYTQANRDIIPDLRFWNTEAYVQDDWKVSHRLTLNLGLRWTRFPSPSDAKNTLTNFDPLVYKSTLAPALDNTGNFVPGQAFPPAIYTNGLIFPQGAACTAAKAISAQVTCSPYGSNVNPNYNWNFGPRVGFAYSPFGDGKTVLRGGFGLFFDRTLNGIWEQNAFGDPPLVQTTTVVNASFDNPTGVGSAAPPALGPNALTTTGTPAFKVPSYSDYNLSVQQQLAPTATLEIAYVGSQSRHLLGELDLNQPTLSTRVDNPLSPLNNIRPYLGYSDFHTRLPIFTSNYNSLQVSLNLRTTRDLTLGVAYTWSKNLSSQTNDRGTANTYTYDPKLDYGPSGLNEPQIFIANFVYKAPFFRQQHGLTGHVLGGWELSGITSFNSGVSTTVTQAVDPFAGTYPGGLGIYSPNADIVPRADQVAPVHMIKTQAQWFSTSSFATAQGHFGSAAPGSFLSPGVERIDLGLLKNFRFTETINLQLRAEAFNLFNHTNFGNSGGGVGSTLNGIDVAIGDSQFGQATSTRIPRTMQFSGKIYF
- a CDS encoding glycosyl hydrolase family 18 protein; its protein translation is MKRIVLSAFLLCSLIALMLPGAASAQSIPNWAVGVSYSVGSLVMYQGVEYKALQANVSEVGWDPIDAPALWQQVGSGSSCTTIPSTPTGLTASGTTSSGTNLSWSAVTFPTGCSVSYKVLQGATSIATPTATSDAVTGLSPSTAYSFTVEATDAAGTSAASSAVSVTTLASSGTGGTCGTAWSATAVYTSGMTASLAGENYVANYWTQNQSPATNSGGAGSGQPWTATGACSTCSTVPSVPTGLAASGTTSSSTNLSWTADTTPTGCTVSYKVLQGGSSIATPTAPSDAVSGLSPSTTYSFTVEATDAAGTSAASSALSVKTSPSSCTTKPSAPTGLTASGATSSTANLSWTAVSAPSGCTISYSISGGPSTLTSTTASDVESGLAPSTTYTFTVVATDYAGTSPGTSVNVTTTAPSTLIVGGWFEEWSIYYAGYNIANMQTNGVASKLTHLFYAFSGLTAPTSATAACVIADSYADYQKLGVPQVTGPYSGAGGVYGNFGAIQQLKAAYPNLKTIISIGGANAAAVSAFTTAASTAAGRTALASSCINIFIQGNIASGITAPGLFDGINIDWEFPTPTDTTNFTALLTEFRRQLTALTATTGKTYQLTFDAPAGPSDANNPGGFDTIDIPGTFAQSDFVTIDGYNYAGDWELATNDASPIYDDAADPLNGTGNTIDATVNYYLAKGVPAYKYTMGFPAYGAGWTGGLNNTNCGEYQNATAVSPVPNANGAGVCSTGNNQSSPAAGCDTLLTNGLATYGTIKNLLSNGYTACYDSTRIATSAFNPTTQTVFSYDDATSIAAKATYIKAHGLGGGYVWAVKDDDANGTIVKALAAGLNP
- a CDS encoding GntR family transcriptional regulator, with the protein product MTTTPSQTASTVRSLDKNGFVPLYYQIQRALMEKIHSGELRRGDLLASEGELARFYQVSRVTARQALQGLKASGYAFSQRGRGTFVTKSKIEEQQSQLRGFTEETMQRGMVPSSRVLEQRVVDANSELAENLEVQVGAPVMILRRLRLADGTPMAVEKTYVSLVQFPGIERTNFAEQSLYHTLREQFGVRVAWAAEAIEVLAATREESELLDIPAKTSVLSISRNTITAEQTPIEVTVSRYRGDRYRALIRIPAATIHRGERVYEEGYFA
- a CDS encoding ROK family transcriptional regulator, giving the protein MSKNRLLIGNPALMRQTNARIILMLLKKLGHSSRADIARETGMSAPTVANVISDLNDLGLIEWIGEGTSSGGRRPDNLRFKADYGYLAGVDVTVDSFRVLLTDLNGTLLEEQYEPLAKEARSPSAVIEVLRVSLRELMQRRGLPWKKLLGMTVGVAGITNTRDGIVISVSSSDTWRDVPLLEMLKKQFSCALFVENDTNLAAIGEHFRGIAQAEESFIFVTVGAGVGAGIFINGRIVHGSSWSAGEIGYLRIPNISSMQPALYEFGRLEQVLGAPGILRSWNAVSNKAGVSAKIRKASSVLDLAREGNSVAQRIVHQRARLLKDVVLNLSLTLNPSLFVFGGDLGAHPALFEPTVEMLRKSEVAVARVLPSSLGNSAVVWGAIAVAMKDAEQNLYRY